The genomic DNA TCCTTATTGCGGAAAGGAAATCCTAAACATTAAATACGAATAACAAATTCCTTTTTAATCTTTATGGCGGTTTCTTTTATGTAAGTTCTATTTTTTATATGCTAAATATCaaaccattttctttaaatgaaagttacttttgttaaaaaatagtTAAGCagcaatttttagatcaaaGTTGATTTTGAATCCATAGCTCCTTAGAGGTATATTCCTTTTAGAATGTGCTAATGTTACTTAAGGTAGATTAATAAATGATTCTGTAGAGCAAAGAGAATAAAATAACTTCGAAAGTTAACTActgtcaattttgtttactttgttttgttttgttttaaatacaaTATCGAATCATGagtatttctttcattttcaagtaCCGAAACCTCCTTACGAACAGTCTGaatcaaataacaaaaacacgccgcggaaaaatttttaactttcgTACAGAAGAGCTGAGAAATATTTGAATACAAATGCCCTTTATTAAACAGAACAGACATAAAGgataggaaatatttttttcggtCTTAATGAACATGTGTCCCGAAATTGTGCACCAACAGCTAGAACAAAGTGGGTGAGATTTGGTCCTTAATTATAAAGCGATTCTACGAATTAGCTTTCAGAATTAAGGACCCCTTTGAGCCAGATAGCTCCCAGAATTTCCTATAACTTGTCTTCCAAAATTTATTGCTGCAGCAATTGATGCAGGCAATaaaatcaagttttaatttctctctGACTGCAGTAACTCTGTAATATGCAGTGTAGTGAAATCTGCGGAAAATTACAGTAGATACTGCTCATGTAGCAAGGCTTCTAGATCAGGTGGAAGCCTAACCTTCCAATCTCATCGGGACACTGAGATGAAGgcctgaaaggaaaaaaaagcctCGGATAGGCCAATAACACATCACAGCCGCACATAATCCCAgtttatttgaatgaaaagaCTAACTACGGTACCATTTCACCTTAGCAATTCGTCGGGCTTACATGAACTCAGGCTGGTATCCATTCTCACCACCATGCTTGCCACGGCAAAAACGAAAGTGACGACACTGGACCCCAGCCGTGCAATCCGGATTTGTGGTGACGTTAATGTAACTCAATCTTCTATCTCTGTTTTAAATCTAGATCatcattattaaaattaaaaacaggcaAGGCGGATTGCGCCCTTTTAAATTCCGTGTCAATTTATTAGCTATTCACTTAAATCCATCAATTCCTTAAATGCAATCTTTTACGTGGTTTTTAAACCCAGAATAATTCAAAGGCTTTATTTGAGCAAACACTGCGAGCAAAACAtttcccataaaaaaaaacctccattatagctttctttatttccatgaaaaaaattcGATTCTTTGTGATGGGTTTCTCTACATAAGCAAGAATTTCTCAAGGCAGATAAGGACGCAATAGggttttttcaaaaaatccaTCGTGATTCCTTAAGCATTTGCTCGTCGATTAACTTGCCTTCCGAGGAATTTTTATTATCCCGGGATTTAAATGTGTTTACACTGCCATGGCGTGTACCtcttttagtttgtttattgTACCTAAACAATTTAAGCTTACAGAAATTTCGGCTCCTTACCTATCTTGTTTTTTAGTGTTTCGTGGGAGGCGATTGTTATGTTAATTTAGAGCTCATTGTAATCTCGTCTTGAAATTCTTTTTAAGTccaaaattttgttgactttagTTAGGTTTTGCTGGGTGTGGGAAAGAAAAACCTTTCCCTCTACCAATCTAGCAAAAATGTACCGTTACCTACTACTAATATGTCTTGCATTGTTGGACGATGTTACAGCTAAAATACGTAAGTGGAATATTCTTCCAGTTTTACAGATTAATCTACGATTTGAGAAGCAATCGTTAGTCAAAACATCGTATATCATTTCCGATGTTAATGCGAGTTTATGAATGAACTTTCTTTTGCAAttcaagaaaagtttttttcgcTGAGGCAATTCTATAAAAGCCATCTGTGGACTACTAGCATCAAAGCATAATTTACAACAAGTTAAATAAGAAAGTTTAGAACCTTCCTAGGAACTTGGGTCTTTTAACGGGTATTTAAACTGTGGTAACAAACGTCGCTTAAATATAACCCAAAAAATTACAGccagaaaaaaataactctatTGTTGCAGCTCGTTCTTTTTCATCTCTTCAAAAAGGTTAACTGACTTTATTTCTATGATTTTTTCAATGCAATCCTCTAGTTTCGTCAATATGTGAACGTGTACTCTTACAGTTTTAATTATGCAGTATAAATTCTCATGTACCTGCAAAGTACAAAGCCTAGTTTAATGATAAAAGAACATAAGTTGTGACTCTCTTGAATCTGAAATAGTTTGATAAATCTGAGATATAGCTACAATGGCAAGACTTCTTATATGCTCATCTAGAATAAGTTGTCACAGTTCACCTTGCCGGTTTCCGAAAATGTTTACTCAGTTACTGAAATATGTAGCTTTGACAtgatatatttttctgtattttcgTTCTGAAGCATGCAAGTCTCTTTGCgcgaaatatttttgaatgAAACTGCTAGAAATGACGACTTTCCTTCAGGTGCGGTTTTtatcagcaaacaaatttgaaatccACTGAAATGATAAACTTCGTTTAAAGtgtcataagaaaaaaaaaggaaaagcacaCTATAAATTTTAATGACATGAAACACATGAAACATTCCCTATGCAATAAACTTTATAATTGATCACATTTCTGGAAACAAATCTGTTATGTACAAGCTAGCTTATAATTTTCATCCCTTCATGTGCACCGTAGCTAAGAGCAGATATGTAGACTCTAACGATTCAAAATCGATTCAGTTcgccaaaaatatttttttacttcataaaaattcattagGCCATGTTACGGAAAACATTGACTCGTTGCAATGATATATTTTCCCAACTTTTCTATGGCTAGGTAgataaatattaaaacaaattcGCGCAAAGATTTACGAGCAAAATTACGACTTAATTTCTTACATTCCCCCGATGCATTAACTTTTAATAACTTTCCTACTTCAGCCCATTTAGTTTGCCTGTTAATCAAAACCTTTAACTGCAATTGAACATAAATTAAGATTTTCTTACACTAGCATTAGCTTTCATTGTAGATATCTATTATTACTAGCGGCATTGGAGTCTCATGTCGCTTGAGCCTTGGACTTTTTGAAACGATTTACGATTTCAGTTATAAGCTGAGAAATAATTGTTTACAAAGTGCTATTATTCCACCGCCTACTCAACACATTCATGTCGGAACATGGAGTGAGCATCGAACTCGAAAATGGGAACTGCATCTTGAGATAATTTCATGAAGAAGATACTAAAAACTCTAAGGAAACGGCCAGATATTGAAGTGAAAATGCTTATCATTTGACAAAAGGgaaataaggttttttttgcgGGATTATATCTTGTCATTTAGCATCTTTAATTCAATATTGTGGGGTCAGAGGTTTTTTGACACCCCGTGCTTAAACATTTTATGATCAATAGCAAACTTCTCCTTGCAGAATTCCACTTTACAGCTGTATGTTGACACAATACACAATGACCTCTTAGTGTCTGTGGATACATGAACACATAGCCTAGAGAGAACTAGAGCTAGCAAAAATAAGAGGTAGTAAAACGGAGAAAGTGACCAAAGGAGTCGTTCTGGCCCAGTTTTTATCACTCACTAATCTATAGCTGTTCTAGGCTCCCAGCTGGTTAAGTCGAGTGAAAGAGCTGTCGCGTAATAAACAGCGGTCATGGTTGTAAAGGAAATGGCTGCACCATATTTGGCACCTGCATTTTAATTTGTTCCCACCATGTAAAAGCCAGGGTGAAGCATACACTAAATTCAAAAAAGGAATAAAGTCAGTCGCGAAATAATACTGAAGGAGAAAAATTTCTCCTATTTTTAACGAGTTTTACTCCAAGCTTTAGCCCTTTGAGTGTGGTCTAAGGAAACATTTAGCCTTCTTAGATAGTGAAAtagaaatttgagaaaaaaatttgaaatttattttcagctGCGGCACCTGGTGAGAAAAAGTGTCCGGCCCTTAAAGTCGGAGCCCATGTGATAACCTATCATTCCTGTACTAGTGGCCCTAGCGACGTCGATACAGTTTGTTCATTTGAGTGTCCCAAGGGATATCAGCGAAATGGTCCGGGACATAAACGTTGCCAGTTGGACGGCTCTTGGACAAATGGTGATGATCCTGTCAAATGCGATGGTAAGTTTTCACATATCTTATAAATTCGTTGAAGGCGAAATTTTCTATCGAGCGTCCAAAGTAATCGgtgcttgtattttttttagcgTCACGACAACTTTTAATTGGTTCTTAAGACTCGCGCCATCTTCTCGACCAATCTGATGGAAAAGTAATTCACCAAACAATGACGTTTTCCTGCGTAAGAACCGGTTCCATGAAGCGTAgtttctttgcgttttttttggCTGCTTGCGATGTGAACGCGATACAAGTCAATTTTCTTGAGCGTGTGAAGACctagtttggttttgaaagtttgaaaggtGCTTAGAAGAAGCAAAACAATTCGACCCTGTCATCTCGAGAGTCACCTAAAAAAACATTGACCGCAGCATCAACATTCAAAATAGTAAATTTAAAAGCACGATAGGCACCGTGCTTTGTATAAAATTATCCAGTTCGACAAGTTTTGTCAGCTTTAGTGACAACAGCGTGATTAGTTTGATGTGGTATTCATCAAGGAACGAAAAAATTTGGTGTATCTCTGCGATAAACGTATCTTAATTAAAAGATTACGATTTCTACTTTCTCCTTGAAGTACTTTCATTTTGATAATCTGTGCGTTTTTTCACCAGATGTGAATGAATGTGATACCGCCAATGGCTTCTGCAGTCACCTCTGCGTGAATAAACCTGGAAGTTACAAGTGCAAGTGTCCTCCTCCACTTATATTAGATCCAAAAAATCAGCGGAAATGCAAAGGTACGCTGCGTACGTAGTTTCCCGAAGCATTTAACACAAACACTCAACCAACGACGTCTTGCCAACTAGCAAGACCTACAGTTTATCGAAAGGAGCTTTCACGCATGTCATCGCAAGAGACGTAGATGGTGTCAATAGGACCCATGTCTTAGATATTTTATGTCCTCGATATTTTGAGTCGAACGGGATgtatgaaaaaatttgaagacGCATACAAGTACTGCGACTTTTGCTGCAGTTCTGCTAAATTTTCATGCTTTATGCACCTTAGTTTAAAAGCAGAAAGATTGTTCTCACATCTGAGCTCATGAAAGGTTGAGGATTTCCATTGTGTTTTAAAGACGGAAATTACCATTGGATTTTCCCTTAAAGTATAGTTCCCCAATCGGGATTTGTTGATCAACAACTGCATGTGTCCGAATTATTATACAACCTGGGAAATTGACTTTTGGTAACCTTTTTCCCAAAAGGATAGTAACAATATATGAACAATGTACTTATCTTTGGTGTACGTATCCTTGCAGGTCCTGGTGTTCAACTTACTTGTGATACAAATCACATGGAGATCGTTCTACCCAAAAACCTCATCCACAACCTGCGTCACGAGCACCTGAGTCTCATCGACCCAAGCTGTCGAGCAAATGGTAACGCCACACACTACAGCTTGTCAACAGACATCACAAAATGCGGAACCACTTCCCACGTGTACAAAAACTTCATCGTGTACACCAACAGGGTGATCGAATCTCCTAACGAAGACTCGGACGTCATAACCCACGTAGGTGTAAACGAAATCAAAGTTCCATTCAGTTGCTACTTCAACGACCTGGAAATTGTCCATACCGTCGGATACAAACCGGTTGCACAGAAAATCCACGTGTACGTTAAAGGACGCGGTGAATACGCTTTGAGTCTGGACATATTTAAGGATAAGAGTTACGGAGAAGGATCTCGGGCTTTGGCGCCATCGTCGGCGAAGTACACACAAGACGACTTCCCCATCGAAGTTCATCTCCGTGAGCGAGTTTTCGTGCAGGCATCGTTGGACACTCGCGAGAAGGATCTAAAGATATTTGCATCTAACTGCTGCTCGACACCAATGCAAGATCACGAGGCTACTATGAAATTCAGGCACGCGTTGATTGTGGAAgggtaagaaaaattttctcatttctttttccagtATGGAAGCCTAGAGGTTAACAAACCTATTTACAATGTAGAAATATTAAGACCGAAGGAAACACATGTGTTGTAACATAGAGAGGACAACAAAAGTTAAAGTCAATCCAAATAGATCATAAACAAATTTCGTACCGCTCCATCGCACTTGATCTTTCAAAACTGTGCCACCGTCAATTAAGTATGGTAGCAGCCTAAAGAATACAACTGACCCGACTTCGCAGACATTTTGCACTttctagcaaaaaaaaaatattggtaaaAAAACAGAAGAGTTTTATAATAAACTTGCTTCGACATCACCGCATTGATAGAATTGATCTCAAGATACATATAATGCATTTTAGTTTTAGACAAGTATAGGAAGGATAGATCAGAAAGAAAAGTTAGTCtcctcataattttttctttctctccagttGTCCCAGGGACCCTACAGTTCAATTCCATTCCTCCTCTGACCCGACGAAATTTCGGTTCAGTTTCGAAGCGTTCCAGTTTCTTGGCAACCACGATTACGTCTTTATACATTGCCGTGTCCATGTGTGCGATGTTAACGATAACAAGTCCCGCTGTGCGAAGGGATGCCTGCCAGAATTCGGTAAGCCACCGGTGCAAGATCATCCTGAGAAGATTAAAAAAGTTCAGACTCCAGAAAAACGTGCGAAGCCGGTAGCTCAGCCGAACGGAAAGAGCGTCAAGAAGGTGGTGGCCTCAGGTACCAGCAAGAAAGCAGAGGTTCGCTCGGCGAGCAAGAAGAGCGCCGTGAAAGCTCCAGCTAAAGTCTTAGTAAAAGCACCTTCGATAACCAAGAAGGTTCAAGATCAACCCAAGGTATCAAAGAAGACAGATGCCGAGATTGAATTACGCCATCTCATGAAACGTGCTGCTGCTATGCGTTTCCAAAAGAGAGGGGTGTTGGGTTCTACTGACTTAACCTCCATAGGTCCAGTCTTACTCGAACATGCTAAAAGAAATGGCAAGAGAGAGCCAAGGCCTAAGAAAGTGTTCGCCGATGCGAAAGGGATTGGTATGAACCATGATGTGAAGCCAAAAAACAAACGTAAGTTGCTAATACCTTTAATTTGAAGCTTTAGAAATGTGGGTAAAAGAGATCGGAATCAGAGCTCTTTCACTCAATGAGATCAGAAGATTTAAAAACTTCTGACCGGACCAGCACCGATTAAAATTATCGCTACTCGTGAAGAGACAAGTACGTACGGGAATCAGAAAAGGGTGCAAGAACAAACTCAATGCGTAAAAAAGAGATATTCcatctttgttttattcttattgagagaaaagaaaatttcgaCCTGGTTCTGTGGTCTGATTAACGAGTTTCGCGCCAGGCACACAGGCCCTAATTCCACCTTACGGTCCTCTCTCCCACTCCTTTTTACCGATGACATACGAAATCATTGTCGTTGtcattattttaacttttatgaGATGAAAATTCTCGATAATTCAGTTGTGGTACAAACTACCCCCTCGAAGTCTAAACAATCCTGGTAAAGCTTGCAGCTTTTTCTTCCCAATGATATGAGTGGAAGAATAATGACGGGGAGTTGACGCCCACATATGCTGAACTCGAAGTAGCAGTCAGCGAGCATAGGGcttcaaataataattttcattttcattggaTTTTCTTGTTTCAGGTACGTCTGTGGCTCCTAGTGCAACAAACATTGTTCTAGTGGTGCTAACAGTAGCTTCCATCATGGCGCTGGTTGGAGTAGCATATCTTGGTCGCAAAGCGACAAAGATTGTGAACAATCCTTACAATTACGACTCTTTAGCAGTCTATCAGTAAACTTCATCAGTCGTTAATACTACATCCTGTTTGTCCTTTGTGTTATAAAATTGGTTTTAGCAACCTTCAATCTGTACAATGCTTGAAAATAGTAAAATTTAGTATTATCTTGGCCCTTCCGCATGTAACTTTTAAGAGGTTCCACAAAGGAAAAAGTTCTCGAGCAATTCACTGAGAGA from Pocillopora verrucosa isolate sample1 chromosome 10, ASM3666991v2, whole genome shotgun sequence includes the following:
- the LOC131800067 gene encoding uncharacterized protein, whose amino-acid sequence is MRLSLVLASLVFFSAADVILSNGVPDVGQPGSSCSPLVVGQGVIVQESCTKAPSPRGTVCDLACPNGMKLMAPPFQQCGNEGIWTPPTGSIRCGDINECEYDKGGCSHECVNDVGSFHCTCPHPLVLSDDKLNCRAPGLLLNCSTHAIEVTVPKTALRDLQGDFLSLLDPSCPVIETPTHYIFKTGLDKCGTKRRSTMDFIVYSNKIVEKKAAPGSIITRVGEDEFDIPFCCYYLNNGITSAVGIKPVVKQLYIEEEGYGRFSIRMDFYHGEDYQDVHSWSDFPVEVPFRERLYFELSIATLDQSLEIMAGNCCSTPTADHEKVDRFRHELIHEGCPVDDTVKMEDSPSRQKKRFSVEAFKFVGDFPFVYLHCSVVVCRANDSDSRCSKGCVPGLHVNPPWDVMEKLKKEEEAEHRAKRALDYKDPNYLISKGPFSLNEESLNDEPVIDLKGPRRDQSKLEEDEQGKDEEKKGWNSRVTNGLMIVIAAASVLALVGVIHVTRVMKRGRNYKVVDRFSRLEILFKSKILLTLVRFCWVWERKTFPSTNLAKMYRYLLLICLALLDDVTAKIPAAPGEKKCPALKVGAHVITYHSCTSGPSDVDTVCSFECPKGYQRNGPGHKRCQLDGSWTNGDDPVKCDDVNECDTANGFCSHLCVNKPGSYKCKCPPPLILDPKNQRKCKGPGVQLTCDTNHMEIVLPKNLIHNLRHEHLSLIDPSCRANGNATHYSLSTDITKCGTTSHVYKNFIVYTNRVIESPNEDSDVITHVGVNEIKVPFSCYFNDLEIVHTVGYKPVAQKIHVYVKGRGEYALSLDIFKDKSYGEGSRALAPSSAKYTQDDFPIEVHLRERVFVQASLDTREKDLKIFASNCCSTPMQDHEATMKFRHALIVEGCPRDPTVQFHSSSDPTKFRFSFEAFQFLGNHDYVFIHCRVHVCDVNDNKSRCAKGCLPEFGKPPVQDHPEKIKKVQTPEKRAKPVAQPNGKSVKKVVASGTSKKAEVRSASKKSAVKAPAKVLVKAPSITKKVQDQPKVSKKTDAEIELRHLMKRAAAMRFQKRGVLGSTDLTSIGPVLLEHAKRNGKREPRPKKVFADAKGIGMNHDVKPKNKRTSVAPSATNIVLVVLTVASIMALVGVAYLGRKATKIVNNPYNYDSLAVYQ